The Herminiimonas arsenitoxidans genome window below encodes:
- a CDS encoding PilW family protein, translating to MSRQQGWTIVELMIAMTLGLFILLTVTGLLLSSKAAYVAQDQSGHVQETGRYAMEILSRAIRQSGYENWNSEWMPVLATADFSPSVMGMDAMTLKKTTAGLESPVSSSSDVVNGSDILALRFFGDGDVVLNCAGLIVPAATSTVDAEQERGWSIFFVAKDSAGEPELRCKYRSKTSWNADAIARGVESFQVLYGVDVDGDGLPDRFINASAVDDLDDGLLLTGVNAVARAADKNRKTHWKKVRSIKFALLIRGSQTARDDALIAEHDLFGAEYANMHAASDKGVRLKEDALPSAMRNRIRKVFTQTIQLRNDVAGSGA from the coding sequence ATGTCACGTCAACAAGGATGGACGATCGTTGAGCTAATGATCGCCATGACGCTGGGTTTGTTCATCCTCCTAACGGTAACCGGCTTGCTGTTATCGAGCAAGGCTGCTTACGTCGCGCAGGATCAGAGTGGCCACGTCCAGGAAACGGGGCGCTATGCGATGGAAATTTTATCGCGCGCGATACGCCAATCTGGTTATGAAAACTGGAATAGTGAATGGATGCCTGTTCTTGCTACCGCAGACTTTAGCCCGAGCGTGATGGGCATGGATGCGATGACCTTGAAGAAAACAACGGCTGGACTGGAATCACCTGTCTCTTCGTCTTCCGACGTGGTCAATGGTAGCGATATTCTGGCCTTGCGTTTCTTCGGTGATGGCGATGTTGTCCTTAACTGTGCAGGCTTGATCGTTCCTGCTGCAACATCAACAGTTGATGCGGAGCAGGAACGAGGCTGGAGCATCTTCTTTGTAGCAAAGGATAGTGCAGGCGAACCTGAGCTGCGTTGCAAATATCGTTCCAAAACAAGTTGGAATGCCGACGCTATTGCGCGTGGTGTGGAATCCTTTCAGGTCTTGTATGGCGTCGATGTAGATGGTGACGGTTTGCCTGATCGTTTTATCAATGCCAGTGCAGTCGACGATTTGGATGATGGCTTGTTGTTGACGGGCGTTAACGCCGTGGCACGTGCAGCAGACAAAAATCGCAAGACGCATTGGAAGAAGGTGCGTTCAATCAAATTTGCATTATTGATACGCGGCTCGCAAACAGCGCGTGATGATGCCCTGATTGCCGAACACGATTTGTTTGGTGCTGAATACGCGAATATGCATGCAGCCAGCGATAAAGGTGTACGTCTCAAGGAAGATGCACTGCCGAGCGCCATGCGCAATCGGATCAGGAAGGTTTTTACGCAAACCATACAGTTGCGTAATGATGTCGCGGGTAGTGGTGCGTGA
- a CDS encoding pilus assembly PilX family protein produces the protein MASCRRHQYGVTLVVTLLMLVVVLLLGIAAAQIALQGEKSSRNDRDRQIAFQAAEAVLLDAEMDIEHSPDADRSRSYIFSSSSALGFPGEADAACGSGTQNIYLGLCRSAAEGVVPVWQTVNFMDGDDKTSHSVPYGRFTGQSFQTGAGSLSARVPRYIIELMTHRKVGESTDQADYLYRITAIGFGTRETTQVVLQTVYRKAGR, from the coding sequence TTGGCATCGTGCCGACGTCATCAGTATGGCGTGACTTTGGTCGTCACGTTATTGATGCTGGTTGTGGTTTTGCTATTGGGGATTGCCGCGGCGCAGATTGCCTTGCAGGGTGAGAAATCATCACGCAACGATAGAGATAGGCAGATTGCTTTTCAGGCTGCCGAAGCTGTATTGCTGGACGCAGAAATGGATATTGAGCATTCGCCGGATGCGGATAGATCACGTAGCTATATTTTCTCCAGCAGCAGTGCGCTTGGTTTTCCGGGGGAAGCAGATGCTGCTTGCGGTAGTGGTACACAGAATATTTATCTGGGTTTGTGTCGCTCTGCGGCAGAAGGTGTTGTACCCGTATGGCAGACCGTCAACTTCATGGATGGGGATGATAAAACAAGCCACTCGGTGCCATACGGCAGATTTACAGGACAGTCTTTTCAAACTGGTGCCGGTTCGTTGTCGGCCAGAGTACCTCGTTACATCATCGAATTGATGACGCATAGAAAGGTCGGCGAGAGCACTGATCAAGCTGATTATCTCTATCGGATTACGGCTATCGGTTTTGGTACGCGCGAGACGACACAAGTGGTATTGCAAACGGTTTATCGCAAGGCTGGTCGATGA
- a CDS encoding pilus assembly protein — protein sequence MSVRFVLSLFIFISTHAIAVPEVDLASSLLISMRCTSDPSGKLTISGATVSTDGAHLYQTGLNPLTWSGSLKKLSLKQTGSRGAAALSAEWDAADILTGNGLVPARPDADARRIYTARINADLSLSMIPFSWTNLSIAQRAALNTSPLNSAHDDLGEKRLYYLRGGRRYEIGQAEGIFRARDRVLGAIVHSAPVFGGAPSSNVQGVDYREFHEANRARRPAVYVGASDGMLHAFDATTGEELFAYIPHALFERLGQLTSPNTAYVPYVDGAITVAEARIGKQWSSVLVSGMGGGAQGVFALDVTVPEQFEKGAGVLWEFTDADDPDIGNLFAPAAIAKFKMSVVKGVPTYRYFAVVTSGLNNYRDDGKGKFNVSASNALFLLALDKAPSEKWVAGLNYFKFIVPISDQNLPNGLAAPAFTLAGDGAVDVVYAGDLQGNMWRFDFSGSAPWLNVFGGASPKPLFVAVDANKNRQAITQKANVVFAPERGYLVSFGTGKFMEASDLQENAFRKQSFYGILDNAGEKIAGRQQLAERRLAVSTARNDTLEISGDVFKYGSAGSGEKGWYFDFIDSDKTGERSISSAQIIDGRLFFNTLIPSNDPCKSASGRSYVLDIFTGLSAIANWTGYLSNMSVANVPMMVISTSSEVTERDATGKRRIKEKLEVIDPLTGKVKEVIVPTKENVLETVKTAGRLSWREIVNWVELRSSLNKK from the coding sequence ATGAGCGTTCGTTTCGTTCTTTCGTTATTCATTTTCATAAGCACTCATGCGATTGCAGTGCCGGAAGTTGACCTCGCCAGTTCCCTCTTGATTTCTATGCGTTGTACTTCTGATCCATCAGGGAAATTAACCATTTCAGGTGCGACGGTATCTACAGATGGTGCACATCTGTATCAGACAGGACTCAATCCGCTGACATGGAGCGGCAGTTTGAAGAAATTGTCGTTAAAGCAGACAGGTAGCCGCGGTGCTGCAGCACTATCTGCCGAGTGGGATGCGGCAGATATCTTGACTGGTAATGGACTGGTTCCGGCGAGACCGGATGCAGATGCGCGTCGTATTTACACTGCAAGAATAAACGCCGATCTATCGTTAAGCATGATTCCGTTCTCTTGGACTAACTTGTCCATTGCGCAAAGAGCTGCGCTGAATACCTCGCCACTTAATAGTGCTCATGATGACTTGGGCGAAAAGCGTCTGTATTATTTACGTGGTGGCCGTAGATACGAAATAGGTCAGGCAGAGGGCATCTTCCGTGCACGTGATCGCGTGCTTGGTGCGATTGTGCATAGCGCTCCGGTATTTGGTGGCGCGCCTTCCAGCAATGTGCAAGGCGTTGATTATCGTGAGTTTCATGAAGCAAATAGGGCGCGTCGTCCAGCGGTGTATGTAGGAGCGAGTGACGGTATGTTGCATGCCTTCGATGCAACGACTGGTGAAGAGCTATTTGCTTATATCCCCCATGCATTGTTTGAGCGTCTCGGGCAATTGACATCACCGAATACTGCTTATGTTCCGTATGTGGATGGTGCGATTACGGTCGCAGAGGCACGTATAGGCAAGCAATGGAGCAGCGTGCTGGTGTCCGGCATGGGCGGCGGTGCGCAGGGAGTGTTCGCACTGGATGTGACTGTGCCGGAGCAATTTGAGAAGGGAGCGGGTGTTCTATGGGAATTTACCGATGCAGATGATCCTGACATCGGTAATCTCTTTGCTCCGGCAGCCATTGCAAAATTCAAAATGAGCGTCGTCAAAGGCGTACCTACGTACCGATACTTTGCCGTCGTTACTAGCGGACTGAATAACTACCGTGATGACGGTAAAGGCAAATTCAATGTAAGTGCATCAAACGCACTTTTCTTGCTGGCTTTAGATAAAGCACCATCAGAAAAATGGGTAGCAGGCCTTAATTATTTCAAATTTATTGTGCCAATCAGCGATCAAAATTTGCCAAATGGCTTAGCTGCGCCTGCATTCACCCTTGCCGGGGACGGCGCAGTGGATGTTGTTTATGCAGGTGATTTGCAGGGAAATATGTGGCGTTTCGATTTCAGCGGAAGCGCACCGTGGCTGAATGTCTTTGGTGGTGCATCACCAAAGCCTTTATTTGTCGCGGTGGATGCCAACAAGAATAGACAAGCCATCACACAAAAGGCCAATGTCGTCTTTGCGCCTGAACGCGGTTATCTAGTGTCGTTCGGTACGGGGAAGTTTATGGAGGCAAGTGATCTTCAGGAAAACGCTTTCAGAAAACAATCCTTTTACGGGATTCTAGATAATGCAGGCGAGAAGATCGCAGGACGTCAGCAGCTAGCAGAAAGACGTTTGGCAGTCAGTACTGCTCGCAACGATACGCTGGAAATTAGTGGCGACGTTTTCAAATATGGCAGCGCTGGTTCTGGCGAGAAGGGCTGGTACTTCGACTTCATTGATTCCGATAAAACAGGTGAGCGCAGCATCAGTTCCGCACAAATTATCGATGGAAGATTGTTCTTCAATACCTTGATTCCCAGTAATGATCCTTGTAAAAGCGCGAGTGGACGTTCCTATGTTCTGGATATCTTCACTGGTTTGTCTGCCATTGCAAACTGGACGGGCTATTTATCAAACATGAGTGTGGCGAATGTTCCGATGATGGTGATAAGCACTTCAAGCGAAGTGACGGAACGAGATGCCACTGGCAAGCGTCGCATCAAGGAAAAACTGGAAGTTATCGATCCTCTTACCGGCAAGGTAAAAGAGGTGATCGTACCGACCAAAGAAAACGTACTTGAGACAGTCAAGACGGCTGGTCGCCTAAGCTGGCGTGAAATCGTCAACTGGGTCGAATTGCGTAGCTCTCTTAACAAAAAATAG
- a CDS encoding type IV pilin protein — MRNSSGFTMIEVMVVLIIMAVLSAIAFPSYQESILKTKRAEGRAALMKTMQQQERYYSLHTTYMPFSSTSTDVNEKRFNWFSGEHAKVSAYEISAQACNGEEIRTCVLLIAQPGTAKVNASYRDPVCGQLMLTSTGEKSAGANHCW, encoded by the coding sequence ATGCGAAACAGTAGCGGTTTCACAATGATAGAAGTGATGGTTGTATTAATCATCATGGCAGTTCTTTCTGCAATTGCCTTCCCGTCATATCAGGAGTCAATATTAAAGACGAAACGGGCAGAGGGACGCGCAGCATTGATGAAGACGATGCAACAGCAAGAACGTTATTATTCTTTGCATACGACTTATATGCCGTTTTCTTCAACATCCACAGATGTAAACGAAAAGAGATTCAACTGGTTTTCTGGCGAACACGCGAAGGTGAGTGCTTATGAAATTAGCGCACAGGCATGCAATGGGGAAGAAATCCGTACTTGTGTTCTATTGATCGCACAGCCGGGAACGGCTAAGGTAAATGCCAGCTATCGTGATCCAGTCTGTGGTCAATTGATGTTGACCAGTACTGGCGAAAAATCGGCTGGTGCAAATCATTGTTGGTGA
- a CDS encoding GspH/FimT family pseudopilin gives MHSKIKWCSGFSVVELMAILAIVGIALSIGIPSFRSMIQNQRLATATNALFMSVNLARSEAIHRGTRVDLVPKDGLKWNNGWVVFIDENNNQRPDADEIIVYSHDALDREMRITPSFTDSKVQYIAFNGTGRTRTNASSQTSQSGNWLLELGPQSRKIVINFLGRPRVCNPAKETATC, from the coding sequence ATGCATTCTAAAATCAAATGGTGCAGTGGATTCTCCGTTGTTGAGTTGATGGCAATACTGGCAATCGTGGGAATTGCCTTGTCTATAGGCATTCCCAGTTTTCGCAGCATGATACAAAACCAACGATTGGCAACAGCGACGAATGCCTTGTTTATGTCGGTTAATCTGGCACGTTCGGAAGCGATACATCGCGGTACGCGTGTCGATCTGGTGCCTAAAGATGGATTGAAATGGAATAATGGCTGGGTCGTTTTCATCGATGAAAACAATAATCAACGTCCGGATGCGGATGAAATCATCGTGTATTCGCACGATGCGTTGGATCGTGAGATGCGGATCACGCCCAGCTTTACCGATTCGAAAGTACAATATATCGCATTCAATGGCACTGGACGCACGCGCACCAATGCGAGCAGCCAGACTTCGCAATCGGGGAATTGGTTGCTGGAATTGGGGCCGCAATCGCGCAAGATCGTGATCAATTTTCTCGGTCGGCCACGTGTGTGTAATCCGGCCAAAGAAACGGCAACTTGTTGA
- the ribD gene encoding bifunctional diaminohydroxyphosphoribosylaminopyrimidine deaminase/5-amino-6-(5-phosphoribosylamino)uracil reductase RibD: protein MEIHSDVQGIRLALELAAKGMFTTTPNPRVGCVIVKENKVIGTGYTQPVGHAHAEVQALNDAADRGFDVAGATVYVTLEPCSHHGRTPPCADALIRARVARVVAAIADPNPLVAGQGLARLEAAGIQVSCGVLEEEAREINIGFLSRMQHGKPWVRMKSAASLDGMTALHNGISQWITGDEARADGHYWRARACAILTGIGTVMEDDPQLNVRAIDTPRQPQRIVIDSHLQISTHARVLTGGGTLIVAAQANPEKEKILRDLGNEVIVLPNASGKVDLAALMLELGRRQINELHVEAGFKLNGSLIREGCVDELLVYLAPTLLGDAQRMFNLPVLESLEQKKNLTFHEVKQIGPDLRILARFI from the coding sequence GTGGAAATTCATAGCGACGTACAAGGTATCCGCCTGGCATTGGAGCTTGCCGCCAAAGGCATGTTCACGACGACGCCTAACCCGCGCGTTGGTTGCGTCATCGTCAAGGAAAACAAAGTCATAGGCACCGGTTATACGCAACCGGTCGGTCATGCACATGCCGAAGTACAAGCGCTGAACGATGCAGCTGATCGCGGCTTCGATGTGGCTGGTGCAACTGTGTATGTGACGCTGGAGCCATGCAGCCATCACGGCCGCACGCCACCTTGTGCTGATGCCTTGATTCGTGCGCGTGTGGCGCGCGTGGTCGCGGCTATCGCCGACCCGAATCCATTGGTGGCAGGGCAAGGATTGGCGCGACTGGAAGCAGCGGGAATACAAGTCTCATGCGGCGTGCTGGAAGAGGAAGCGCGCGAAATCAATATCGGCTTCCTGTCACGCATGCAGCACGGCAAGCCGTGGGTGCGCATGAAGTCGGCGGCTAGTCTGGATGGCATGACCGCGCTGCATAACGGTATTAGTCAATGGATTACCGGAGATGAAGCGCGTGCCGATGGTCATTACTGGCGCGCACGTGCTTGCGCCATTCTGACCGGCATAGGCACCGTGATGGAAGATGATCCGCAACTGAATGTGCGTGCCATCGATACACCACGCCAACCGCAACGCATCGTGATCGATAGCCATTTGCAGATCAGTACACATGCGCGCGTGTTGACGGGTGGCGGTACCTTGATCGTGGCGGCACAAGCCAATCCCGAAAAAGAAAAAATTCTGCGTGATCTAGGCAATGAAGTCATCGTCTTGCCGAATGCCAGTGGCAAGGTCGATTTGGCAGCACTGATGCTGGAACTAGGTCGTCGCCAAATCAATGAGCTACATGTGGAAGCTGGCTTCAAATTAAATGGCTCCCTGATTCGTGAAGGCTGCGTCGATGAGCTGCTGGTTTATTTGGCACCGACATTGCTGGGCGATGCGCAGCGCATGTTTAATCTGCCCGTGCTGGAGTCGCTGGAGCAGAAAAAGAATCTGACTTTCCATGAGGTCAAGCAGATCGGTCCCGATTTGCGTATCCTTGCTCGTTTCATCTAA
- a CDS encoding riboflavin synthase has protein sequence MFTGIVAAIGKITTISPLGDAAAGHRLTVDAGGLPLADVALGDSITLNGACMTVVAKTDKQFEVDVSRESLNCTAGLDAVGEVNLEKAVTLSERLGGHLVSGHVDGLGVVSKFEPVGESWLLAVTAPKELGKFIAVKGSIVINGVSLTVNTVADSADGCTFSVNLIPHTVQVTTLKHLKVGSKVNLEIDLIARYVERMLSAAK, from the coding sequence ATGTTTACTGGAATCGTCGCCGCCATCGGCAAAATTACTACCATTTCTCCTCTCGGCGATGCTGCTGCGGGGCATCGCCTGACAGTCGATGCGGGTGGCTTGCCACTGGCCGATGTAGCCTTGGGTGATTCGATCACTTTGAACGGCGCATGCATGACGGTGGTGGCCAAGACAGACAAGCAATTCGAGGTTGATGTTTCTCGTGAGAGCTTGAATTGCACGGCTGGGCTGGATGCAGTCGGTGAAGTCAATCTGGAAAAAGCAGTCACCTTGTCAGAGCGCCTTGGGGGCCATCTCGTATCCGGCCACGTTGATGGTTTGGGCGTTGTCAGCAAGTTCGAGCCAGTAGGTGAATCGTGGCTGCTGGCTGTAACTGCGCCTAAAGAATTAGGTAAATTTATCGCGGTAAAAGGTTCTATCGTGATCAACGGTGTATCGTTGACGGTGAATACTGTTGCCGATAGTGCTGATGGCTGTACCTTCTCTGTGAATCTGATTCCGCACACCGTTCAAGTCACTACGCTCAAGCATTTGAAAGTGGGTAGCAAGGTGAACTTGGAAATAGATTTGATCGCACGCTACGTTGAGCGCATGCTGAGCGCAGCCAAATAA
- a CDS encoding autotransporter domain-containing protein: MTDLGTLGGFSIATGVNSTGNVVVGGSDIGGNVIHAFRWTEASNVMTDLGTLGGTSSFANAVNSAGNVVVGESKIGADDRAFRWTEASNTMIDLGTLGGTTASANAVNSAGNVVVGESDIGGNIHHAFRWTEASNAMTDLGTLGGTTSFAHSVNSVGDVVVGKSQLASGADRAFRWTEATGMQSIEQWLAANGVTVTGQNTKDARVVSADGNVVAGVLDNDSAFIARVTSMGSGMINVPEFTAGLQRVANSALLAHNDADLVMHGIHGNPMRSLLPAGRSSIWTSGDVGRQDHGAYDSKLGAAEVGYAHRFNTSAQLNMAVGRTYSSASTGLGGDTTTQSTYVLPELILLLPNTSVFATLSAYYGSGDLRLDRAYLNAGTMTHTYGAPDMKSLGARIRLDWKDAVALGKNKLTPYASLTYMKTRIDEYTEQGNGFPVLWNERTEHATTARIGIDAVRPLNDSINILGRMEAAHRFENTGTTTSGQIIGAGGGPFTFPGQNLMQKWLRVGLGIESKVGNGMTSVMLNATTQGEAPSYWLAANYRWVF, from the coding sequence ATGACTGACCTCGGCACATTAGGTGGCTTCTCCATCGCTACTGGTGTTAATTCCACTGGTAATGTAGTCGTTGGAGGATCTGATATTGGCGGCAATGTAATACACGCCTTCCGTTGGACCGAAGCTAGTAATGTAATGACCGACCTTGGCACATTAGGTGGCACATCTTCCTTTGCCAATGCCGTTAACTCAGCTGGTAATGTGGTCGTCGGAGAAAGTAAGATTGGCGCTGATGACCGCGCATTTCGATGGACTGAAGCCAGCAATACTATGATCGATCTCGGCACATTAGGCGGCACTACCGCGTCTGCAAATGCTGTCAATTCCGCTGGCAATGTAGTTGTCGGAGAATCTGACATTGGCGGCAATATACATCACGCTTTCCGTTGGACCGAAGCTAGCAATGCAATGACCGACCTTGGCACATTAGGTGGCACTACCTCCTTCGCACATAGTGTTAATTCCGTTGGTGATGTTGTCGTCGGAAAAAGTCAGCTAGCTAGCGGTGCTGATCGCGCATTTCGATGGACTGAGGCCACTGGCATGCAATCCATCGAACAATGGCTGGCTGCGAACGGCGTAACTGTTACTGGCCAAAATACTAAAGATGCACGTGTCGTTAGTGCCGATGGCAACGTTGTGGCAGGGGTCCTCGATAATGACTCAGCCTTCATTGCTCGCGTCACTAGCATGGGCTCGGGCATGATTAACGTCCCAGAATTCACAGCCGGCTTACAGCGCGTGGCCAATTCTGCCTTATTGGCTCACAACGATGCTGACCTTGTCATGCATGGCATACATGGCAATCCGATGCGCTCACTCTTGCCTGCAGGACGTTCCAGCATATGGACCAGTGGCGATGTGGGTCGTCAAGATCATGGTGCTTATGATAGTAAGCTGGGTGCAGCAGAAGTCGGTTACGCTCATCGCTTTAATACATCTGCACAGTTGAATATGGCAGTTGGCCGCACATACAGTAGTGCAAGTACGGGATTGGGTGGCGATACGACAACCCAAAGTACATATGTATTACCCGAGTTAATCCTGTTGCTACCGAATACGTCTGTATTTGCAACGCTAAGTGCTTATTACGGAAGCGGAGATTTGCGCCTTGACCGTGCGTATCTGAATGCAGGAACAATGACACACACATATGGCGCTCCGGATATGAAATCATTGGGTGCGCGCATACGTTTGGACTGGAAAGATGCCGTTGCGTTGGGCAAGAACAAACTGACACCATACGCCAGCCTTACATATATGAAAACGCGTATTGATGAATATACAGAACAAGGTAATGGCTTCCCGGTGCTGTGGAACGAACGCACTGAACATGCGACCACAGCACGTATCGGTATAGATGCAGTCCGCCCACTCAATGACTCTATTAACATCTTGGGTCGCATGGAAGCCGCGCATCGTTTTGAAAACACGGGAACAACTACTAGTGGTCAAATCATCGGCGCAGGTGGCGGACCATTCACTTTCCCGGGACAGAATTTGATGCAGAAGTGGTTACGCGTTGGACTGGGAATCGAAAGCAAAGTCGGTAATGGAATGACTTCTGTGATGCTGAATGCAACAACTCAAGGAGAAGCACCATCATATTGGCTAGCGGCCAACTATCGCTGGGTGTTTTAA
- a CDS encoding adenylyl-sulfate kinase: MNQPSSSNVVWHQSQVTVQNHEDLLGQQPRTLWFIELIASRKSTPAYAMERTLIDDGRACYALASDNVKHGYNQLPAHR, translated from the coding sequence ATGAATCAGCCTTCAAGCAGCAACGTCGTCTGGCACCAAAGCCAGGTTACTGTACAGAATCATGAAGACTTGCTCGGGCAACAACCACGTACCTTGTGGTTTATCGAATTAATTGCCTCCAGAAAATCAACACCGGCTTATGCCATGGAACGTACACTCATCGACGATGGGCGGGCTTGCTATGCGCTTGCTAGTGACAACGTGAAGCATGGATATAATCAGTTGCCAGCCCACCGCTAA
- the guaD gene encoding guanine deaminase produces MTSNVQAYRASLLHFCNDPAFDEHATLWHTDGLLVIADGKVVAADDYDKLLSTLPAGTTVHDWRGKIITPGFIDTHVHYPQTDIIGSPASGLLPWLNTYTFPTEGRFDDEAHATEVADFFLAELLRNGTTTAAVYCTVHPQSVNAFFGRSHALNLRMIAGKVMMDRNAPEFLLDTPESSARDSETLINRWHNKGRQHYAITPRFAPTSSDAQLKLAGELASQYPDTYIQTHVAENTDEVKWVKELFPDSRSYLDVYDRCGLMRKRALYAHCIWLDDGDRARMAATHSVATVCPTSNLFLGSGLFDFAGADKLHMPVSLATDVGGGTSFSMLQTMNELYKVGRMSGIHLAAQRMFYMATLGGARALQLEGTIGSFATGCEADFIVLDPQSTPLLSRRSATTNSLEEQLFALAMLGDDRTITATYSAGICVHQRSAWI; encoded by the coding sequence ATGACTTCTAACGTACAAGCCTACCGCGCCAGCCTGCTGCATTTTTGCAATGATCCTGCATTCGACGAACATGCCACGCTCTGGCATACCGACGGCTTGCTGGTCATCGCCGATGGCAAAGTCGTTGCGGCCGACGATTACGACAAGTTGTTATCTACGCTCCCAGCTGGCACAACGGTCCATGACTGGCGTGGCAAGATCATCACGCCTGGTTTCATCGATACCCACGTGCACTATCCACAAACGGACATCATCGGCTCGCCAGCATCCGGCCTGCTGCCTTGGCTCAATACTTATACCTTCCCAACTGAAGGACGCTTCGACGATGAAGCACACGCGACCGAAGTAGCTGATTTCTTCCTCGCGGAATTGCTGCGCAACGGCACGACTACTGCTGCAGTCTATTGCACTGTGCATCCGCAATCGGTCAATGCGTTCTTTGGTCGCAGTCATGCACTCAATCTGCGCATGATTGCCGGCAAGGTGATGATGGATAGAAACGCGCCTGAATTCCTGCTGGACACACCAGAAAGCAGCGCCCGCGACAGCGAAACCCTGATCAATCGCTGGCATAACAAAGGTCGCCAGCATTACGCCATCACGCCTCGCTTTGCACCGACCTCCAGCGATGCGCAATTAAAACTGGCCGGAGAACTAGCGTCCCAATATCCGGACACCTATATTCAGACTCACGTTGCCGAAAATACCGATGAGGTCAAATGGGTCAAAGAATTATTTCCCGACAGCCGCAGCTATCTTGATGTCTACGATCGTTGCGGTCTGATGCGCAAACGCGCCTTGTATGCACATTGCATCTGGCTGGATGATGGTGATCGCGCACGTATGGCGGCCACACACTCGGTGGCGACGGTCTGCCCTACTTCCAATTTATTCCTTGGCAGCGGTTTGTTTGATTTTGCCGGCGCCGATAAATTGCACATGCCCGTTTCACTCGCAACGGATGTCGGTGGTGGCACCAGTTTCTCCATGCTGCAAACCATGAACGAGCTGTACAAAGTCGGACGGATGAGCGGCATCCACCTCGCTGCACAGCGCATGTTTTATATGGCAACGCTGGGCGGTGCGCGCGCACTGCAACTGGAAGGAACCATCGGTAGTTTCGCAACAGGTTGCGAGGCAGATTTCATTGTGCTCGATCCACAATCCACGCCGCTGCTCTCGCGTCGCAGCGCGACTACCAACAGTCTTGAAGAACAATTGTTTGCGCTTGCCATGCTGGGCGATGACCGCACCATCACCGCGACCTATTCGGCTGGCATTTGTGTGCATCAACGTAGCGCATGGATATGA